One genomic window of Ziziphus jujuba cultivar Dongzao chromosome 4, ASM3175591v1 includes the following:
- the LOC107405199 gene encoding protein RIK isoform X4, with protein sequence MTEETGVKVSSDESNLPNEASQARQRKKRKWDQPAESLVSAGRAVPGVLPLGNIGTPAGIALPGVTPMPSAILMNPLAAGSVNVPQLIQAPLTQQHTAAAFPKLNQVKIQDELIAREIVINDAESSVRCKLTKRQTQEEIQKCTGAVVITRFAILKGANIVLQMHLLMVKSHYIFTSLQGLIFLLQLKDMAERILAVDRAAAMVEEMLNLGPNLQPVSSTSQAAMGNDTKVSQALSACVFLGFDADASLNIAARIRGPNDQYVNHIMNETGVTVLLKGRGSGNTESSHGEEGQQPLHLFLSSSNPKSLQDAKRLAENLLDTISVECGIPRFSSSKVYSAVPPPQQVYSAVPPPQKLLTGVQNSGNDVKLSSNSNTGLTSSSTGVLPTPAVSSVGVSGISTVFSQGKVSQPGGLLVGGLSQADSIPPQPILPSGTSYSGYGGIYPQATPLQQVALALRQSSSPVTSSIAPRTSVDNTEPDMNLGFNSEKEKRPTQRRKFQELPIASKGSIKQNQVFSLTFYEANMLIVDFSIGPLVCFRVFSFGGARGDALMLKAMISGQFLFSC encoded by the exons ATGACAGAGGAGACTGGTGTTAAGGTTTCTTCCGACGAATCCAACCTTCCCAACGAAGCCTCGCAAGCAAGGCAAAG GAAAAAACGAAAGTGGGATCAACCAGCAGAGTCCTTGGTTTCAGCTGGTCGTGCAGTTCCTGGGGTTCTCCCATTAGGCAATATAGGAACTCCAGCTGGGATTGCACTTCCTGGTGTAACTCCTATGCCCTCTGCTATTTTGATGAATCCACTTGCTGCTGGCTCCGTTAACGTACCCCAGTTGATTCAGGCGCCTTTGACACAGCAACATACTGCTGCAGCTTTTCCAAAGTTAAATCAA GTGAAGATCCAAGATGAATTGATAGCACGAGAAATTGTAATAAATGATGCAGAGTCTTCTGTTCGTTGTAAGTTGACGAAACGCCAGACGCAAGAGGAG ATTCAAAAATGCACTGGTGCTGTGGTGATAACAAGGTTTGCCATTTTAAAAG GGGCAAATATCGTCCTCCAAATGCACCTCCTGATGGTGAAAAGCCATTATATCTTCACATCTCTGCAGGGGCTCAT CTTTCTGTTGCAGTTAAAAGATATGGCTGAACGGATTTTAGCAGTTGATCGTGCGGCTGCCATGGTTGAAGAAATGCTGAACTTGGGTCCGAACTTACAGCCAGTTTCTTCCACTTCTCAAGCTGCTATGGGCAATGACACAAAG GTTAGTCAGGCACTGAGCGCATGTGTGTTCTTGGGGTTTGATGCGGATGCTTCATTGAACATTGCTGCTAGAATACGTGGTCCAAAT GACCAGTATGTAAATCACATTATGAATGAAACAGGAGTGACTGTCCTCCTCAAAGGTCGTGGTTCAGGAAATACTGAAAGTTCACATGGAGAAG AAGGTCAGCAACCACTGCATTTGTTCTTGTCAAGCAGTAATCCAAAAAGTCTTCAAGATGCTAAGCGTTTGGCTGAAAATCTTTTGGATACAATCAGTGTGGAGTGTGGTATCCCCAG GTTTTCATCATCTAAGGTTTATAGTGCTGTTCCACCCCCACAGCAGGTATATAGTGCTGTTCCTCCACCACAGAAGTTGTTGACGGGTGTTCAGAATTCTGGGAATGATGTGAAATTGAGTTCGAATTCAAATACTGGTTTGACCTCTTCAAGTACGGGTGTTTTGCCAACTCCAGCAGTTTCTTCAGTTGGAGTTTCTGGGATCTCGACTGTCTTTTCTCAAGGGAAGGTATCTCAACCTGGGGGACTGTTAGTTGGTGGGCTATCTCAGGCAGACAGTATTCCTCCCCAGCCTATATTACCTAGTGGAACAAGCTATAGTGGATATGGTGGCATATATCCTCAAGCCACACCGTTGCAGCAAGTTGCACTGGCCCTTAGACAATCATCTTCTCCTGTCACTTCTTCTATTGCTCCTAGAACATCGGTAGATAACACAGAACCAGATATGAACCTTGGCTTTAACTCTGAGAAGGAGAAACGGCCTACACAAAGAAGGAAGTTTCAGGAATTACCAATTGCTTCAAAGGGTTCTATAAAACAAAATCAG GTATTTTCTCTGACCTTCTATGAAGCTAACATGCTGATAGTGGACTTCTCTATTGGACCATTGGTTTGTTTCAGGGTATTCAGTTTTGGAGGTGCCAGAGGAGATGCGTTGATGCTCAAAGCCATGATCAGTGGCCAATTCTTGTTTTCATGCTGA
- the LOC107405199 gene encoding protein RIK isoform X2: MTEETGVKVSSDESNLPNEASQARQRKKRKWDQPAESLVSAGRAVPGVLPLGNIGTPAGIALPGVTPMPSAILMNPLAAGSVNVPQLIQAPLTQQHTAAAFPKLNQVKIQDELIAREIVINDAESSVRCKLTKRQTQEEIQKCTGAVVITRGKYRPPNAPPDGEKPLYLHISAGAHLKDMAERILAVDRAAAMVEEMLNLGPNLQPVSSTSQAAMGNDTKVSQALSACVFLGFDADASLNIAARIRGPNDQYVNHIMNETGVTVLLKGRGSGNTESSHGEEGQQPLHLFLSSSNPKSLQDAKRLAENLLDTISVECGIPRFSSSKVYSAVPPPQQVYSAVPPPQKLLTGVQNSGNDVKLSSNSNTGLTSSSTGVLPTPAVSSVGVSGISTVFSQGKVSQPGGLLVGGLSQADSIPPQPILPSGTSYSGYGGIYPQATPLQQVALALRQSSSPVTSSIAPRTSVDNTEPDMNLGFNSEKEKRPTQRRKFQELPIASKGSIKQNQVSEFLKPVESSAGLGVRNVSNMPAPKKLISPTSNGRPTIPSRMMPPPPPPPKFTSSTSSVKVQGKNNIMDKTKSDTVPDTLVKLMEYGEDDDDSEETSEESLGGNLGAVSARKPFWAL, from the exons ATGACAGAGGAGACTGGTGTTAAGGTTTCTTCCGACGAATCCAACCTTCCCAACGAAGCCTCGCAAGCAAGGCAAAG GAAAAAACGAAAGTGGGATCAACCAGCAGAGTCCTTGGTTTCAGCTGGTCGTGCAGTTCCTGGGGTTCTCCCATTAGGCAATATAGGAACTCCAGCTGGGATTGCACTTCCTGGTGTAACTCCTATGCCCTCTGCTATTTTGATGAATCCACTTGCTGCTGGCTCCGTTAACGTACCCCAGTTGATTCAGGCGCCTTTGACACAGCAACATACTGCTGCAGCTTTTCCAAAGTTAAATCAA GTGAAGATCCAAGATGAATTGATAGCACGAGAAATTGTAATAAATGATGCAGAGTCTTCTGTTCGTTGTAAGTTGACGAAACGCCAGACGCAAGAGGAG ATTCAAAAATGCACTGGTGCTGTGGTGATAACAAG GGGCAAATATCGTCCTCCAAATGCACCTCCTGATGGTGAAAAGCCATTATATCTTCACATCTCTGCAGGGGCTCAT TTAAAAGATATGGCTGAACGGATTTTAGCAGTTGATCGTGCGGCTGCCATGGTTGAAGAAATGCTGAACTTGGGTCCGAACTTACAGCCAGTTTCTTCCACTTCTCAAGCTGCTATGGGCAATGACACAAAG GTTAGTCAGGCACTGAGCGCATGTGTGTTCTTGGGGTTTGATGCGGATGCTTCATTGAACATTGCTGCTAGAATACGTGGTCCAAAT GACCAGTATGTAAATCACATTATGAATGAAACAGGAGTGACTGTCCTCCTCAAAGGTCGTGGTTCAGGAAATACTGAAAGTTCACATGGAGAAG AAGGTCAGCAACCACTGCATTTGTTCTTGTCAAGCAGTAATCCAAAAAGTCTTCAAGATGCTAAGCGTTTGGCTGAAAATCTTTTGGATACAATCAGTGTGGAGTGTGGTATCCCCAG GTTTTCATCATCTAAGGTTTATAGTGCTGTTCCACCCCCACAGCAGGTATATAGTGCTGTTCCTCCACCACAGAAGTTGTTGACGGGTGTTCAGAATTCTGGGAATGATGTGAAATTGAGTTCGAATTCAAATACTGGTTTGACCTCTTCAAGTACGGGTGTTTTGCCAACTCCAGCAGTTTCTTCAGTTGGAGTTTCTGGGATCTCGACTGTCTTTTCTCAAGGGAAGGTATCTCAACCTGGGGGACTGTTAGTTGGTGGGCTATCTCAGGCAGACAGTATTCCTCCCCAGCCTATATTACCTAGTGGAACAAGCTATAGTGGATATGGTGGCATATATCCTCAAGCCACACCGTTGCAGCAAGTTGCACTGGCCCTTAGACAATCATCTTCTCCTGTCACTTCTTCTATTGCTCCTAGAACATCGGTAGATAACACAGAACCAGATATGAACCTTGGCTTTAACTCTGAGAAGGAGAAACGGCCTACACAAAGAAGGAAGTTTCAGGAATTACCAATTGCTTCAAAGGGTTCTATAAAACAAAATCAG GTTTCAGAATTTTTAAAGCCAGTTGAATCATCAGCAGGTTTGGGTGTTAGAAATGTATCAAATATGCCTGCTCCAAAGAAGTTGATCTCACCAACTTCTAATGGAAGGCCAACAATCCCATCAAGAATGATGCCccctccacctccacctccaaAATTTACGTCATCAACATCTAGTGTGAAAGTGCAAGGCAAGAACAATATTATGGACAAAACAAAATCTGATACTGTCCCCG ATACTTTGGTCAAGCTAATGGAATATggtgaggatgatgatgattctGAGGAAACCAGTGAGGAATCACTTGGTGGCAACTTAGGTGCAGTCTCAGCTCGAAAACCCTTCTGGGCTTTATGA
- the LOC107405199 gene encoding protein RIK isoform X3 → MTEETGVKVSSDESNLPNEASQARQRKKRKWDQPAESLVSAGRAVPGVLPLGNIGTPAGIALPGVTPMPSAILMNPLAAGSVNVPQLIQAPLTQQHTAAAFPKLNQVKIQDELIAREIVINDAESSVRCKLTKRQTQEEIQKCTGAVVITRFAILKGANIVLQMHLLMVKSHYIFTSLQGLIFLLQLKDMAERILAVDRAAAMVEEMLNLGPNLQPVSSTSQAAMGNDTKVSQALSACVFLGFDADASLNIAARIRGPNDQYVNHIMNETGVTVLLKGRGSGNTESSHGEEGQQPLHLFLSSSNPKSLQDAKRLAENLLDTISVECGIPRFSSSKVYSAVPPPQQVYSAVPPPQKLLTGVQNSGNDVKLSSNSNTGLTSSSTGVLPTPAVSSVGVSGISTVFSQGKVSQPGGLLVGGLSQADSIPPQPILPSGTSYSGYGGIYPQATPLQQVALALRQSSSPVTSSIAPRTSVDNTEPDMNLGFNSEKEKRPTQRRKFQELPIASKGSIKQNQGIQFWRCQRRCVDAQSHDQWPILVFMLICLTFTWSFFTMNTTIEFFGVPQVQY, encoded by the exons ATGACAGAGGAGACTGGTGTTAAGGTTTCTTCCGACGAATCCAACCTTCCCAACGAAGCCTCGCAAGCAAGGCAAAG GAAAAAACGAAAGTGGGATCAACCAGCAGAGTCCTTGGTTTCAGCTGGTCGTGCAGTTCCTGGGGTTCTCCCATTAGGCAATATAGGAACTCCAGCTGGGATTGCACTTCCTGGTGTAACTCCTATGCCCTCTGCTATTTTGATGAATCCACTTGCTGCTGGCTCCGTTAACGTACCCCAGTTGATTCAGGCGCCTTTGACACAGCAACATACTGCTGCAGCTTTTCCAAAGTTAAATCAA GTGAAGATCCAAGATGAATTGATAGCACGAGAAATTGTAATAAATGATGCAGAGTCTTCTGTTCGTTGTAAGTTGACGAAACGCCAGACGCAAGAGGAG ATTCAAAAATGCACTGGTGCTGTGGTGATAACAAGGTTTGCCATTTTAAAAG GGGCAAATATCGTCCTCCAAATGCACCTCCTGATGGTGAAAAGCCATTATATCTTCACATCTCTGCAGGGGCTCAT CTTTCTGTTGCAGTTAAAAGATATGGCTGAACGGATTTTAGCAGTTGATCGTGCGGCTGCCATGGTTGAAGAAATGCTGAACTTGGGTCCGAACTTACAGCCAGTTTCTTCCACTTCTCAAGCTGCTATGGGCAATGACACAAAG GTTAGTCAGGCACTGAGCGCATGTGTGTTCTTGGGGTTTGATGCGGATGCTTCATTGAACATTGCTGCTAGAATACGTGGTCCAAAT GACCAGTATGTAAATCACATTATGAATGAAACAGGAGTGACTGTCCTCCTCAAAGGTCGTGGTTCAGGAAATACTGAAAGTTCACATGGAGAAG AAGGTCAGCAACCACTGCATTTGTTCTTGTCAAGCAGTAATCCAAAAAGTCTTCAAGATGCTAAGCGTTTGGCTGAAAATCTTTTGGATACAATCAGTGTGGAGTGTGGTATCCCCAG GTTTTCATCATCTAAGGTTTATAGTGCTGTTCCACCCCCACAGCAGGTATATAGTGCTGTTCCTCCACCACAGAAGTTGTTGACGGGTGTTCAGAATTCTGGGAATGATGTGAAATTGAGTTCGAATTCAAATACTGGTTTGACCTCTTCAAGTACGGGTGTTTTGCCAACTCCAGCAGTTTCTTCAGTTGGAGTTTCTGGGATCTCGACTGTCTTTTCTCAAGGGAAGGTATCTCAACCTGGGGGACTGTTAGTTGGTGGGCTATCTCAGGCAGACAGTATTCCTCCCCAGCCTATATTACCTAGTGGAACAAGCTATAGTGGATATGGTGGCATATATCCTCAAGCCACACCGTTGCAGCAAGTTGCACTGGCCCTTAGACAATCATCTTCTCCTGTCACTTCTTCTATTGCTCCTAGAACATCGGTAGATAACACAGAACCAGATATGAACCTTGGCTTTAACTCTGAGAAGGAGAAACGGCCTACACAAAGAAGGAAGTTTCAGGAATTACCAATTGCTTCAAAGGGTTCTATAAAACAAAATCAG GGTATTCAGTTTTGGAGGTGCCAGAGGAGATGCGTTGATGCTCAAAGCCATGATCAGTGGCCAATTCTTGTTTTCATGCTGATTTGCTTAACTTTTACTTGGTCATTTTTCACCATGAACACTACTATTGAGTTTTTTGGTGTGCCACAAGTCCAGTATTGA
- the LOC107405199 gene encoding protein RIK isoform X1, which produces MTEETGVKVSSDESNLPNEASQARQRKKRKWDQPAESLVSAGRAVPGVLPLGNIGTPAGIALPGVTPMPSAILMNPLAAGSVNVPQLIQAPLTQQHTAAAFPKLNQVKIQDELIAREIVINDAESSVRCKLTKRQTQEEIQKCTGAVVITRFAILKGANIVLQMHLLMVKSHYIFTSLQGLIFLLQLKDMAERILAVDRAAAMVEEMLNLGPNLQPVSSTSQAAMGNDTKVSQALSACVFLGFDADASLNIAARIRGPNDQYVNHIMNETGVTVLLKGRGSGNTESSHGEEGQQPLHLFLSSSNPKSLQDAKRLAENLLDTISVECGIPRFSSSKVYSAVPPPQQVYSAVPPPQKLLTGVQNSGNDVKLSSNSNTGLTSSSTGVLPTPAVSSVGVSGISTVFSQGKVSQPGGLLVGGLSQADSIPPQPILPSGTSYSGYGGIYPQATPLQQVALALRQSSSPVTSSIAPRTSVDNTEPDMNLGFNSEKEKRPTQRRKFQELPIASKGSIKQNQVSEFLKPVESSAGLGVRNVSNMPAPKKLISPTSNGRPTIPSRMMPPPPPPPKFTSSTSSVKVQGKNNIMDKTKSDTVPDTLVKLMEYGEDDDDSEETSEESLGGNLGAVSARKPFWAL; this is translated from the exons ATGACAGAGGAGACTGGTGTTAAGGTTTCTTCCGACGAATCCAACCTTCCCAACGAAGCCTCGCAAGCAAGGCAAAG GAAAAAACGAAAGTGGGATCAACCAGCAGAGTCCTTGGTTTCAGCTGGTCGTGCAGTTCCTGGGGTTCTCCCATTAGGCAATATAGGAACTCCAGCTGGGATTGCACTTCCTGGTGTAACTCCTATGCCCTCTGCTATTTTGATGAATCCACTTGCTGCTGGCTCCGTTAACGTACCCCAGTTGATTCAGGCGCCTTTGACACAGCAACATACTGCTGCAGCTTTTCCAAAGTTAAATCAA GTGAAGATCCAAGATGAATTGATAGCACGAGAAATTGTAATAAATGATGCAGAGTCTTCTGTTCGTTGTAAGTTGACGAAACGCCAGACGCAAGAGGAG ATTCAAAAATGCACTGGTGCTGTGGTGATAACAAGGTTTGCCATTTTAAAAG GGGCAAATATCGTCCTCCAAATGCACCTCCTGATGGTGAAAAGCCATTATATCTTCACATCTCTGCAGGGGCTCAT CTTTCTGTTGCAGTTAAAAGATATGGCTGAACGGATTTTAGCAGTTGATCGTGCGGCTGCCATGGTTGAAGAAATGCTGAACTTGGGTCCGAACTTACAGCCAGTTTCTTCCACTTCTCAAGCTGCTATGGGCAATGACACAAAG GTTAGTCAGGCACTGAGCGCATGTGTGTTCTTGGGGTTTGATGCGGATGCTTCATTGAACATTGCTGCTAGAATACGTGGTCCAAAT GACCAGTATGTAAATCACATTATGAATGAAACAGGAGTGACTGTCCTCCTCAAAGGTCGTGGTTCAGGAAATACTGAAAGTTCACATGGAGAAG AAGGTCAGCAACCACTGCATTTGTTCTTGTCAAGCAGTAATCCAAAAAGTCTTCAAGATGCTAAGCGTTTGGCTGAAAATCTTTTGGATACAATCAGTGTGGAGTGTGGTATCCCCAG GTTTTCATCATCTAAGGTTTATAGTGCTGTTCCACCCCCACAGCAGGTATATAGTGCTGTTCCTCCACCACAGAAGTTGTTGACGGGTGTTCAGAATTCTGGGAATGATGTGAAATTGAGTTCGAATTCAAATACTGGTTTGACCTCTTCAAGTACGGGTGTTTTGCCAACTCCAGCAGTTTCTTCAGTTGGAGTTTCTGGGATCTCGACTGTCTTTTCTCAAGGGAAGGTATCTCAACCTGGGGGACTGTTAGTTGGTGGGCTATCTCAGGCAGACAGTATTCCTCCCCAGCCTATATTACCTAGTGGAACAAGCTATAGTGGATATGGTGGCATATATCCTCAAGCCACACCGTTGCAGCAAGTTGCACTGGCCCTTAGACAATCATCTTCTCCTGTCACTTCTTCTATTGCTCCTAGAACATCGGTAGATAACACAGAACCAGATATGAACCTTGGCTTTAACTCTGAGAAGGAGAAACGGCCTACACAAAGAAGGAAGTTTCAGGAATTACCAATTGCTTCAAAGGGTTCTATAAAACAAAATCAG GTTTCAGAATTTTTAAAGCCAGTTGAATCATCAGCAGGTTTGGGTGTTAGAAATGTATCAAATATGCCTGCTCCAAAGAAGTTGATCTCACCAACTTCTAATGGAAGGCCAACAATCCCATCAAGAATGATGCCccctccacctccacctccaaAATTTACGTCATCAACATCTAGTGTGAAAGTGCAAGGCAAGAACAATATTATGGACAAAACAAAATCTGATACTGTCCCCG ATACTTTGGTCAAGCTAATGGAATATggtgaggatgatgatgattctGAGGAAACCAGTGAGGAATCACTTGGTGGCAACTTAGGTGCAGTCTCAGCTCGAAAACCCTTCTGGGCTTTATGA
- the LOC107415945 gene encoding exocyst complex component EXO70E2, with translation MDMADCKSVIPELEGEENLIAAAKHIARALGSNKNLTDDTRRILADLGVQLSSISTYSEKKDENLSEIENCLNDVQEKIASWEADQSMIWDSGSDEVSEYLNAADEARKLTDRLESLSLKNEEYELLGRAHDVLQTAMAMLEEELVYMLVQNKQPFEPEHVSFRSSEEDTLDESSIISFGDDSVEDSILRDSTSRASEEFIIDLVHPHVIPELRCIANLMISSKYERECTQAYTSVRKEALDECIFILAMEKLSIEDVLRMEWVTLNSMIKGWIRAMKIFVRVYLASEKWLSEQIFGDHERINQVCFLEASKASILQLLNFADAMSIGPHKPEKLFRILDMYEVLADLVPDIDTLYLGEAGSSITMEWHEVLGRLGDCVRATFIEFENAIATNHSTNPILGGGIHPLTRYVMNYIRTLTDYGDTLNLLLKDHDDEVHLPFSPDVSPSKENDNKSGGLSNRISPTARHFLSVAAILECNLDAKSKLCKEAALQHIFLMNNIHYMAEKVKGSELRLIFGDEWIRKRNWKFQQHAMNYERASWSSILSLFKDEGLQNPGSNSISKILLKERFRSFYLAFEEIYRTQTGWVIPDLQLREDLRISTSLKVIQAYRTFVGRNATHISDKHIKYSADDMENFLLDLFEGSPKSLQNPCRR, from the coding sequence ATGGATATGGCGGACTGCAAATCTGTGATTCCAGAATTAGAAGGTGAAGAAAACTTGATTGCTGCGGCGAAACACATAGCCAGAGCATTGGGATCGAACAAGAACCTCACAGATGATACAAGAAGAATTTTAGCCGATCTGGGTGTTCAATTGTCCTCCATCTCCACATATTCAGAGAAAAAGGATGAGAATTTGAGTGAGATTGAGAACTGCCTTAATGATGTTCAGGAAAAGATCGCGAGCTGGGAAGCAGATCAATCTATGATATGGGACTCAGGCTCAGATGAGGTTTCTGAGTATCTGAATGCTGCAGATGAAGCCAGGAAATTGACAGACAGATTAGAGAGTTTGTCTTTGAAAAATGAAGAATATGAACTTCTAGGGAGGGCTCATGATGTTCTTCAAACAGCCATGGCTATGCTTGAGGAAGAGTTGGTATACATGCTTGTCCAAAACAAACAACCCTTTGAGCCAGAGCACGTGTCTTTCCGTTCCAGTGAGGAAGATACTTTGGATGAGAGCTCCATAATCTCTTTTGGGGATGATTCAGTTGAGGATTCCATCCTTAGAGACAGTACAAGCAGGGCTTCTGAAGAGTTCATCATCGATTTGGTTCATCCACATGTAATTCCTGAGCTCAGATGCATTGCAAATCTGATGATCAGCTCCAAATATGAAAGAGAATGCACACAGGCCTATACCAGTGTGCGGAAAGAAGCATTGGATGAGTGCATATTCATCCTTGCAATGGAGAAGCTCAGCATTGAAGATGTTCTGAGGATGGAATGGGTCACTTTGAACTCCATGATCAAGGGATGGATTCGTGCTATGAAGATCTTTGTCCGGGTTTATCTTGCTAGTGAGAAATGGCTCAGTGAGCAGATCTTTGGTGACCATGAAAGGATCAACCAAGTTTGCTTTCTTGaggcatcaaaggcttcaatcttgcAGCTTTTGAATTTTGCTGATGCTATGTCTATTGGCCCCCATAAACCAGAGAAGTTGTTTCGAATCCTTGACATGTATGAGGTTTTGGCAGATCTTGTTCCTGATATAGATACCCTTTACCTTGGTGAAGCTGGTTCCTCAATAACCATGGAGTGGCATGAGGTTTTGGGGAGATTGGGTGACTGTGTGAGAGCAACGTTCATTGAATTTGAGAATGCCATTGCAACAAACCATTCGACAAATCCTATTTTGGGTGGAGGAATTCATCCTCTAACCAGGTATGTCATGAACTATATTAGGACCCTCACTGATTACGGTGACACACTGAATTTGTTACTCAAGGACCATGATGATGAAGTTCATCTTCCATTCTCTCCGGATGTGAGTCCAAGTAAAGAAAATGACAACAAAAGTGGTGGTTTATCAAACAGAATTTCTCCAACGGCTCGCCACTTTTTATCAGTAGCTGCCATTTTGGAATGCAACCTTGATGCCAAGTCCAAGTTGTGCAAAGAAGCTGCTTTACAACACATATTCTTGATGAACAATATACACTACATGGCTGAGAAGGTCAAGGGATCTGAACTGAGGCTTATATTTGGAGACGAATGGATTCGAAAGAGGAACTGGAAATTCCAACAGCATGCAATGAACTATGAGAGAGCTAGTTGGAGCTCAATCCTCTCTTTGTTCAAAGACGAGGGATTACAGAATCCAGGTTCAAATTCTATCTCAAAGATCCTTCTCAAGGAGAGGTTCAGGAGCTTTTATCTAGCTTTTGAGGAAATTTACAGGACACAAACAGGATGGGTAATTCCAGATCTCCAGCTTAGAGAAGACTTGAGAATTTCAACATCCCTCAAGGTAATCCAGGCTTATAGGACATTTGTGGGAAGAAATGCCACTCACATAAGTGACAAGCATATTAAGTATAGTGCTGATGATATGGAGAATTTTCTTTTGGATCTGTTTGAGGGTTCCCCAAAATCATTACAAAATCCTTGTAGAAGGTGA